One Halobacterium zhouii genomic region harbors:
- the npdG gene encoding NADPH-dependent F420 reductase — translation MRIALLGGTGDIGEGLALRWAYHTDHEVVIGSRDPEKARTKAEEYETELDSRGVERKVTGFANEMAADRADVVVLAVPAYHAKDTVEAVADRLDAETTLVTPAVGMKRTDDGFRYNPPKAGSVSQLVARHVPDDTPVVGAFHNLAADRLANLDVELDLDTLVVGDDGDAKQNVADLASGIEGLRALDAGPLANAAEVESLTPLLVNLAVNNEGMHDVGVKFE, via the coding sequence ATGCGAATCGCGTTGCTCGGTGGGACCGGCGACATCGGCGAAGGGCTGGCGCTGCGATGGGCGTACCACACCGACCACGAGGTCGTGATCGGCTCCCGCGACCCGGAGAAGGCCCGAACCAAGGCCGAGGAGTACGAGACGGAACTGGACAGCCGCGGCGTCGAGCGGAAGGTGACTGGGTTCGCCAACGAGATGGCGGCCGACCGCGCGGATGTGGTGGTGCTCGCGGTGCCGGCGTACCACGCCAAGGACACCGTCGAGGCGGTCGCGGACAGACTCGACGCGGAGACGACGCTCGTGACGCCGGCGGTCGGGATGAAGCGCACGGACGACGGATTCCGGTACAACCCCCCGAAGGCGGGGAGCGTGAGCCAACTGGTCGCGCGCCACGTGCCCGACGACACACCCGTGGTGGGCGCGTTCCACAACCTCGCGGCGGACCGCCTCGCGAATCTCGACGTGGAGTTGGACCTCGACACGCTCGTCGTGGGTGACGACGGCGACGCGAAGCAGAACGTCGCCGACCTCGCGAGCGGAATCGAGGGCTTGCGCGCGCTCGACGCCGGCCCGCTCGCGAACGCGGCGGAGGTGGAGTCGCTTACGCCATTGCTCGTGAATCTCGCGGTCAACAACGAGGGGATGCACGACGTCGGCGTGAAATTCGAGTAG
- the thiD gene encoding bifunctional hydroxymethylpyrimidine kinase/phosphomethylpyrimidine kinase → MTDPPVALTVAGSDSGGGAGVQADLKTFEACGAFGTSALTAVTAQNTTGVTASEVLDPAVVRSQFDAVVSDFPVAAAKTGMLGNADVVATVADAVADADFPVVVDPVAVAQSGDRLLTERGVSALREDLLPEATLATPNVPEAELLADVTVADESDLRAAAEAVLDLGPDAVLLTGGHLDGDPVDVFVGESTRAFTRERVDTANTHGSGCTLSAAITAHLARGDELPVAVERGVEAVTRAIESGLSLGAGNGPVDHDAVDAASTDALADARSVVAALEREWPTGLVPEVGTNVAVAPPDARTPDDVVAVDGRLHATQRGVRAAGGVAPGASSHVARFLLGVRERDPAVSAAANVRWSEQRDRDVRERWDAVVVDRAEEPADADGTMDWTAREAMKRVADQREATEGRAVTGRNRERHRAPDAVVDSGAVGKEAMIRVLADDAESLEEKLLSFA, encoded by the coding sequence GTGACCGACCCGCCAGTCGCACTCACGGTCGCGGGATCGGACAGCGGCGGCGGTGCGGGCGTCCAAGCCGACCTCAAGACCTTCGAGGCGTGCGGGGCGTTCGGCACATCCGCGCTCACCGCCGTCACCGCACAGAACACGACGGGCGTCACCGCGAGCGAGGTGCTCGACCCGGCGGTCGTCCGCTCGCAGTTCGATGCCGTCGTCTCCGACTTCCCCGTCGCAGCGGCGAAAACCGGGATGCTCGGGAACGCGGACGTCGTGGCAACGGTCGCCGACGCGGTCGCTGACGCCGACTTCCCCGTGGTCGTCGACCCGGTGGCAGTCGCCCAGAGCGGTGACCGCCTGCTCACCGAGCGCGGCGTCTCCGCGCTCCGCGAGGACCTACTGCCGGAAGCGACCCTCGCCACGCCGAACGTCCCCGAGGCGGAACTGCTGGCGGACGTCACCGTGGCGGACGAGAGCGACCTGCGCGCCGCCGCCGAAGCGGTCCTCGACCTCGGCCCGGACGCGGTCCTCCTGACCGGTGGCCACCTCGACGGTGACCCCGTAGACGTGTTCGTCGGCGAAAGCACGCGGGCGTTCACTCGAGAACGCGTCGACACCGCGAACACGCACGGCTCCGGGTGCACGCTCTCCGCCGCCATCACTGCCCACCTCGCTCGCGGCGACGAACTGCCCGTCGCCGTCGAGCGCGGCGTCGAGGCCGTAACGCGCGCCATCGAATCCGGACTCTCGCTCGGCGCCGGCAACGGCCCCGTCGACCACGACGCTGTCGACGCCGCCAGCACCGACGCACTCGCCGACGCCCGGAGCGTCGTCGCCGCGCTCGAACGCGAGTGGCCGACCGGTCTCGTCCCTGAAGTCGGGACGAACGTCGCCGTCGCACCACCAGACGCCCGCACTCCCGACGACGTGGTCGCCGTCGACGGCCGCCTGCACGCCACGCAGCGCGGCGTTCGTGCCGCTGGCGGAGTTGCCCCGGGCGCGTCGAGCCACGTCGCGCGCTTCCTGCTCGGCGTTCGAGAACGCGACCCTGCCGTCTCCGCGGCCGCGAACGTCCGCTGGAGCGAGCAGCGCGACCGCGACGTGCGCGAGCGCTGGGACGCTGTCGTCGTGGACCGCGCCGAAGAACCCGCCGACGCCGACGGCACGATGGACTGGACGGCCAGAGAAGCGATGAAACGCGTGGCCGACCAGCGAGAGGCCACGGAAGGACGAGCGGTGACTGGAAGAAACCGCGAGCGACACCGAGCGCCGGACGCAGTCGTCGACAGCGGCGCGGTCGGAAAGGAAGCGATGATCCGCGTGCTCGCCGACGACGCCGAATCGCTCGAGGAAAAACTGCTCTCGTTCGCGTAG
- a CDS encoding sodium:solute symporter family transporter has product MRSALAVPVAAVLALAGSTAVGLWAARGRVGTLDDFVVARGTADVGTLTATLVASAMGGWILFSPAEAGAAFGGLPAVLGYAVGSALPLFAFAVVGPRVRDVVPSGRSLTEYVHARYGSAAYAYVLTVSALYMFVFLAAELTGLTSALAYLAGVPPWVTAALVGGAVLVYAGYGGLVATLATDALQALVVLPLLAATVAAVVLSFGGATAVHGHIVATNPNLLSPGYLPGVTFGAYVTLAVLGANLLNQSEWQRVYAARDDTTVRRGFVVAGVAVVPMVLLAGLVGVLARGLGVVGTERASVAFFAAADAALPQAGVLAVVVLAVLLVASSADTVCNALVSLVTVDAARLLDDPDDSTLVRAGRLGTAAVVVAATVVAVQGYGVLTLFLFADLLAAATFPPIVAGLYATRPTGEDALAAAVLGLGAGLVWFPGARAVLPSGPLPAPSYLAAFVAATAVATVLTLLLPKRHDRSIDVDALDDRVRSRSRTARADGGEGSK; this is encoded by the coding sequence ATGCGGAGCGCGCTCGCGGTTCCCGTGGCTGCAGTTCTGGCCCTCGCCGGGTCGACAGCCGTCGGACTGTGGGCCGCACGGGGTCGTGTCGGCACCCTCGACGACTTCGTGGTCGCTCGCGGAACTGCGGACGTCGGGACGCTCACGGCGACACTTGTGGCATCCGCGATGGGAGGCTGGATCCTGTTCAGTCCCGCGGAGGCGGGCGCGGCGTTCGGCGGGCTTCCGGCCGTCCTCGGCTACGCGGTCGGCAGCGCGCTTCCGCTGTTCGCGTTCGCCGTCGTCGGGCCGCGCGTCCGCGACGTCGTCCCCTCGGGGCGCTCGCTCACGGAGTACGTCCACGCGCGCTACGGGAGCGCCGCCTACGCCTACGTTCTCACGGTGAGCGCGCTCTACATGTTCGTCTTTCTCGCCGCAGAGCTAACCGGCCTCACGAGCGCCCTCGCGTATCTCGCCGGCGTGCCGCCGTGGGTGACCGCCGCTCTCGTCGGCGGCGCAGTGCTCGTCTACGCGGGGTACGGTGGTCTCGTCGCGACGCTCGCGACCGACGCCCTGCAGGCGCTGGTCGTGCTCCCGTTGCTAGCCGCGACGGTGGCGGCCGTCGTGCTCTCGTTCGGCGGCGCGACGGCAGTTCACGGCCACATCGTTGCGACGAATCCGAACCTGCTCTCGCCGGGCTACCTCCCCGGCGTGACGTTCGGCGCGTACGTGACCCTCGCGGTTCTCGGCGCGAACCTCCTCAACCAGAGCGAGTGGCAGCGCGTCTACGCCGCGCGCGACGACACCACCGTCCGGCGCGGATTCGTCGTCGCTGGCGTCGCCGTCGTCCCGATGGTGCTGCTCGCCGGTCTCGTCGGCGTGCTCGCGCGCGGCCTCGGCGTCGTCGGCACGGAGCGCGCGAGCGTGGCGTTCTTCGCGGCCGCAGACGCCGCGCTCCCCCAGGCTGGGGTGCTCGCGGTCGTCGTGCTCGCGGTACTCCTCGTCGCGAGTTCCGCCGACACAGTGTGTAACGCGCTCGTGAGCCTCGTCACCGTGGACGCCGCACGCCTCCTCGACGACCCGGACGACTCGACGCTCGTGCGCGCCGGACGCCTCGGCACCGCGGCCGTCGTCGTCGCCGCCACAGTCGTTGCCGTGCAGGGGTACGGCGTGCTGACGCTGTTCCTGTTCGCCGACCTCCTCGCAGCGGCGACGTTCCCGCCGATCGTCGCGGGACTCTACGCCACTCGGCCCACGGGTGAGGACGCACTCGCAGCGGCCGTCCTTGGACTGGGAGCCGGTCTCGTCTGGTTCCCCGGAGCGAGGGCCGTCCTCCCGAGTGGTCCGTTACCAGCACCCTCGTACCTCGCGGCGTTCGTGGCGGCAACGGCCGTCGCTACCGTGCTGACGCTACTGCTGCCCAAACGACACGACCGCTCCATCGACGTCGACGCGCTCGACGACCGCGTCCGCTCGCGCTCTCGAACCGCTCGCGCGGACGGCGGGGAGGGGTCGAAGTGA